One Vibrio neonatus genomic window carries:
- a CDS encoding bifunctional molybdopterin-guanine dinucleotide biosynthesis adaptor protein MobB/molybdopterin molybdotransferase MoeA, producing MKTIRNTPILGFAAFSGTGKTTLLEQIIPKLTQAGLKLGVLKHAHHNFDIDQQGKDSYRLRKAGATQMYISSRYRHAMITETPDEEATFEELLEQFDHKSLDVILIEGFKSQSFPKIELRRQALDNPWMHPNDDNIIAVATDIDTEKELSKGFNAALPQFDINDLDAIASFIIQTVAPSKQSNADANAAAQCCDTLSPAFLSVEQGIERILNAVSPLTESTTVAIDHALHHVLAQDIISSINVPQHTNSAMDGYAIRDQDVALESFKLVGEVMAGQSYPSELNAGEAVKIMTGAPVPSNGTTVIMREQSDTYEKDGQHFVTFNGALVKAGQNVRLAGEDLTIGQAVFSQGQKIGAAEMGMIASLGINECAVMRKLKVAIFSTGDEVQHPSQPQQQNCIYDSNRYALMGLLSQLNCEIIDLGILEDDHLAIEHAVSKAAVSADMVLTTGGVSVGDADYIKDVLEQNGNIDFWRINMRPGRPLAFGTIGDTPFFGLPGNPVATMVSFINFVRPAIHKMQGESNWQPTKLRAIASEALRSRHGRTEFTRGIYQLNEFGQLVVSSTGKQGSGILRSMSEANCLIEIDPLYAKVEPGELVTIIPLNI from the coding sequence ATGAAGACGATTCGTAATACTCCCATCCTTGGCTTTGCTGCTTTTAGTGGCACCGGAAAAACCACCTTACTTGAGCAGATCATTCCAAAGTTGACTCAAGCAGGGCTAAAACTTGGCGTACTAAAACACGCGCATCACAATTTCGATATCGACCAACAAGGCAAGGACAGTTATCGCTTGCGTAAAGCGGGCGCGACACAAATGTATATTAGCTCGCGCTACCGTCATGCCATGATCACCGAAACCCCTGACGAAGAAGCGACTTTTGAAGAGTTGCTAGAACAATTTGATCACAAAAGCCTAGATGTGATTTTAATTGAGGGTTTTAAAAGCCAGTCATTTCCCAAAATTGAGCTGCGCCGTCAAGCGCTAGACAATCCGTGGATGCACCCGAACGACGACAATATCATTGCCGTTGCCACTGATATTGATACCGAAAAAGAACTCAGCAAGGGCTTTAACGCGGCGCTGCCTCAGTTTGATATCAACGATCTTGATGCAATAGCGAGCTTTATCATCCAAACCGTAGCGCCTTCCAAACAAAGTAACGCTGACGCCAATGCTGCTGCGCAATGTTGCGATACCCTATCACCGGCTTTTCTGTCGGTAGAGCAAGGGATTGAGCGCATCTTAAATGCGGTATCGCCACTGACTGAAAGCACAACAGTGGCAATTGACCACGCCTTACATCACGTATTAGCGCAAGACATTATATCGAGCATCAATGTGCCTCAGCACACTAACTCCGCAATGGATGGCTACGCGATTCGCGACCAAGATGTGGCGCTGGAAAGCTTTAAACTGGTTGGTGAAGTGATGGCAGGCCAAAGCTATCCATCTGAACTGAATGCCGGTGAAGCAGTAAAAATCATGACTGGCGCACCCGTGCCAAGTAATGGCACTACCGTCATCATGCGTGAGCAATCTGATACCTATGAAAAAGATGGACAACACTTCGTCACTTTTAACGGCGCATTAGTGAAAGCGGGACAAAATGTACGCTTAGCTGGAGAAGATCTTACCATTGGACAGGCCGTATTTAGCCAAGGCCAAAAAATTGGCGCCGCTGAAATGGGCATGATTGCCTCTCTTGGCATCAATGAATGTGCGGTGATGCGTAAGCTAAAAGTGGCAATTTTCTCTACCGGAGATGAGGTGCAGCACCCAAGCCAGCCGCAACAACAAAACTGTATCTATGATTCAAATCGTTACGCTTTGATGGGACTGCTCAGCCAACTTAATTGTGAAATTATCGATTTAGGCATTTTAGAAGACGATCATTTAGCGATTGAACACGCGGTCTCTAAAGCTGCTGTAAGTGCTGATATGGTGCTGACTACCGGCGGCGTGTCTGTGGGTGATGCCGACTACATCAAAGATGTTTTAGAACAAAACGGTAATATCGATTTTTGGCGCATCAATATGCGACCGGGTCGCCCTCTCGCCTTTGGCACTATCGGCGATACCCCTTTCTTCGGACTGCCGGGAAATCCTGTCGCCACTATGGTGTCCTTTATTAATTTTGTACGCCCCGCTATCCATAAAATGCAAGGTGAAAGCAACTGGCAACCGACCAAATTGCGTGCAATTGCCAGCGAAGCTTTGCGCTCTCGTCATGGTCGCACTGAGTTTACTCGCGGTATCTATCAGTTAAATGAGTTTGGGCAATTGGTGGTGTCGAGCACAGGAAAACAAGGCTCTGGCATTTTACGCTCGATGAGCGAAGCGAACTGTTTGATTGAAATTGATCCGCTATACGCCAAAGTTGAGCCGGGTGAGTTAGTCACCATCATTCCGCTTAATATCTAG